The sequence below is a genomic window from Anas platyrhynchos isolate ZD024472 breed Pekin duck chromosome 20, IASCAAS_PekinDuck_T2T, whole genome shotgun sequence.
CTGTAAAAAGTCAGAGGGAAGTGGTGAGATGCTGCAACGAGCTCACGGCAGGAGAAGGCTGCGATAGCCACAGGTAGGGCTCAGCTGaggagcctggcagcagctccagccacgACATTTCCCACAACCCAGAGAAACAGAAGCTGGTTAAGAGCTGGTTTTAAACTCATTcgtcaaacagaaaaatatggttgttttgggtttgttgaaattattttgcttcCTGTATTTCTAACTAAAAAAAAGAGAACGCATACCCTTTAAATATTGCCAGTGGGAGTGCCACAGGGAAAGCTTTCTTTCCCAGTGGGaagaaagagaggggaaaataaaataaataaataaagataaacaCAAGTGTTCTGGAAATGTCAGTGAAAGGTTTCAGCTTTCCATGGTCCTCCCAAACCCCTGAAGTGGGTTTGTTCTGGGACAAAACCAGAGGCTGAACTGCAGCTGATAGATGTGGTCCATACAACGGCCCCATGAGACCCGGCGCTGCATTACGGTGCTGCTGACACCCTTGCCCACCTGCCCTTACCTTGCCGTTCACCAGGATGTCGAACCGGATCCCGAACACCTTGTACAGGGTCCTCTTGTCTGTCCCATCTTCTTTGTAGTATTTGGCGTACCTGTGCCATGAGATAGGGAGCGTTAATGGCTTGTTAATGGGTGTCTGCCACCCCCTGCCACCTCACAGCACTGGGACGTTGGTGGGATGCAGAGCAGGATGGGGTCTGAGAATGCTCCTGACCCTCTTCTAACCCCCAGAGGGACTGGGTTATTGCTTCCCTGTCCCATTCCATCAAGCACTGCTGTCTGGCATTGCAAAACCAGCACCTACGTTGGAGGACAGTCCTGGATTTACTGCCGCCCACCGAGTGCTGTGgcatcccccaaacccccaccTTCAGACCTTGcctggggaggcagcggggTGCCTTCACCTGAAGTTGAAGCCTGGCGAGACGTTACTATCGTCATTGTAGAGGCCATGGAACTGGTAAACAGGCTTGCAGTGCCGGACAGGCCAGTCGAGGTCGCAGTTCCAGTCGATGGTGATGCCCACCACTCcgccctgcagcagggacagcagcaccgGGTGACGCGGAGACACCCCGGCCCTCCTCCTAGGTGGCCCCCCTGGGTGCTACAGGGTGTCCCGGCTCTCCAGCAGGCTGCATGCCCTATGCTGAGACTCTTCTTTTGGCCCTAAATGCTGGATGTATGACGAAGTTCGTGCCCTCTTGCTCCTGAGCACCATGCATGGTTGGTCCTGAGCAACGATGATCTCTGTGGACCTTCCTTGCCTGATTTTGCCCATGAGTTTTGCTGCCCCATGGCTTAACACATCAATCACTAGACCCTTTCAATCATTACACCAGAAAAGGCCACATCTGAGGAGATTCATTATCTTTAAGAGATTTAATTCTGCCACTGCCATGCAAGGCCCTGGGAAATCCCACCCCTGGTTGCAGCAGTGGCAGTTTGGCCAGTCCTCTGCCCCCCTCCCTGTGTCCCAAGGCACGTCGCTGAACATCCAGTACCTTAACGGCCAGGACAGTGAAATTCTGGCCCGATTCCTTCACCACGTAGCCCAGGCCAAACACGGGGCACAGGGAGTCGGTGACTTTGTGGTACGTGCACTTCTTCAGGTAATCCTTGGTGACGCTCTCCACCAAGTTGCGCCTGCGCATGAAAGCGGAGCGGGAAAGGCCCTGAAGAGCCGAACAGTTTGGGTGGGGAAGGAGCTGTGTGCGACCCCGCTCCAACGCCTTGCCCAAAGCTGGGACACTTCCGAGCTGGGTCAGGCTGCACAAGGCCTCGTCCTCCATCCCACACGGAGCACAGaccctctcctcctgcttccCCCACCCCAGGGCCCTGTTCCTCCTGAAGCTCCCTGTGTGGAGGAGGCCTCCCTGCTGTTTGCTCTCCCACAGGTGTCTCCACGTCAGCTTTGGGTTcactgctctgcctgcagcccctcccCACGTTTCAGCACAGATCCACCACCCTCACTTCTTTTTGCAGCCCCTGCTTCGTCCCCCAGCCCTCCCGCGGCCTCCACCACCCCTCCCAGCCGCCTCTCCTCCACGAGCAATGCTCTCAGCACAGTTTCCATCTGGGACAAATCACCAACAGTgcatcccacagcacccacactcagccttttttttttttttttttgccatctcCCCCAGAAAGGGTGAAAAGGGTGAAAAGGGACAGATGACGTCTGGCCTGCCACCCGGCTCTGCCCTTTCTCCTAAAAATAGCCTTTCCCCGAAGCCTCCCTGCCCCTGATGGTTTTGCAAACCCCGTGCCCTGGTCAGTCCCATCCCAGCCCTTCTGCTCGGCAGTTCATTAACAGCAGCGATCAAAGGCAGGAAATCCCCCCTGACCCCAGCTGGCTCTGGCCACCCTCTCCTCCCAGGCCCTGCTGTCCCCCGCCATgtcccccctgcagcccccgtcACCACCTCGCCCCGCTGCCGGTGAGGGTCCCACCACCCcttgtggggcagccccacacaTGCTGGGGCGTTTAACCTCGGCTGCAGAGCGGTGATGCGACTGGATTAGCAAGGAATCCACCATGCTCAGCACAAATAGCTGCTCCTAATTTGCCCCAAATCAGCTATGGGACTGGCGGTGTCATAAATCTTAGCACACTCAGCTGGTGGTggagggggcagcagctgggccagTGCTGGGCTCGCTGGTGAGGGATGACAGACCCATATTGtgcacccagctctgcccccGATTTCCCCTCCAGGCCATGGCCAAGCAGAAGTCCTCCCCCCAGCGCTCCCCGTACCTGGACACCTTGAACCTGGGGAAGGTGATGCTGTTCTTGATGAACAAGGTGAACTTCTCCGCTTCTGACAGGAGGGCAGGGCTGAAAAACAAGCGGTGGCACGTGTCCATGGCAAGGAGGAAAGGACTTGGCATATGCCAAGAGGTGCTTCACAGCCGTCCATGGAGGCTGGAAATGGAGAACAGCTCGTGGGCAGAGAACGGCTGCTCTGAGGGTGGCTGGGACACACGTGGAGAACCCAGCAGAGAAGGGGAGAGCCACCAGGAGCAAACCAGGCCGGGAGGGACACAACCCCCTGGGGACACCAGGCAGCATCTAAAGCCACAGGGTCTGCACCAACCCGGGCTGTCCTGGCAGCAACCTGCAGAGTCCAGGCTTGCTCTGCCCTACACCGACTGCTTCTGGTCCCAGCCAGGTGAAAAATGGGGTGACAGCATCTCTGCTTACTTGGGAACGTGGTAGTCAACTTCAACAGGGCACCAGCCAAAGATCTCGCAGGTCTTCACTGAGCTGTTGAAATTCACACACCTGCCCGTCCTGAGCCCTGCGGAGCAGAGAGAGCTGCTCGCATCCCTGGGTCCTGGGAAAACCCAGCTCAACACCGGGATCTGGGGGACCTGGATGGGGTTCCAGCCCTGCCACGGCCATCCAAAGCACCAAACAGTGCCCCTTTATTAGAAGGGTAATTAACTGTGGCCAATTAGCTGTTAGAAAGCTGTAAGTCTGGGGGAAGTGTTTAATTTCCTTCCTGATTAAAGGGTAATcaaggtggttttttttcagctcagaCATCATTTGGAAGAGGAGAGCAGGGCCAGCCCAGGTAGGACCCTCTTTTGTTACCGTACCTTGTCCCTCGCGGCTGTAGGTCCCCTTGCTGCAGTTGCTGTCCCTCGTGCAACTCCCGGCATCCGGCAGCTGTTTGGGGAAAGCCGCTCAGCTCTGTGTcccaccagcaccccccagGGCTTCTGTCTGTCCCCCCATGGGGCAACAGCCTCCTCCATACACCGCTTCCAGCCATGGGCATCCGAATTCGGCAGGGGAAAGGGTGAGGGGTTTCTTTTTTAAGCTTTAA
It includes:
- the P2RX1 gene encoding P2X purinoceptor 1, yielding MGQKCMEKVSSFLFEYDTPRMVLVRNKKVGLTFRLIQLIVLAYIIGWVFLYEKGYQSQDSIVSSVSVKLKGITLTNESVLGPHIWDVVDYVFPPQGDNSFVVMTNFIITPGQKQGTCPELPDAGSCTRDSNCSKGTYSREGQGLRTGRCVNFNSSVKTCEIFGWCPVEVDYHVPNPALLSEAEKFTLFIKNSITFPRFKVSRRNLVESVTKDYLKKCTYHKVTDSLCPVFGLGYVVKESGQNFTVLAVKGGVVGITIDWNCDLDWPVRHCKPVYQFHGLYNDDSNVSPGFNFRYAKYYKEDGTDKRTLYKVFGIRFDILVNGKAGKFDIIPTMTTIGSGIGIFGVASVLCDLLLLHFLQGRDYYKQKKFKYAEQEPSKSHKKGKELDNTQ